Within the Paraburkholderia flagellata genome, the region AGGTCGAACCGGGCCTACGCGAAATTGGCCGCGCATACTGCGAGCTCGTTTCGGATACTCGATTGATTGCCACAATGCGCCTGATCATTGGCGAAGTGCGAACTTTTCCCGACATGGGCTCCCGCTTTCAACTTGCAAAGCATCTATTCAGCGATATTACGGATGCCTGGTTGCAAAAGCGGATTGACGAAGGAAAGCTGCGTATTGCCGCCGTGCCACTTGCGCGCGCAGAGTTTATTGGCATGCTGGGTGAAACCCTGTTCTATCCTCGCTTGACGCAAATTGATTACGCCATATCTGATGAGCAGGCGGAAAAGATCGTCGAGAGCGCGGTTTCCACTTTTCTAGGGCGATACCGAGTGCAATGAGTCGCTGGGCGGTTATCGGAATGTATTCCCAAAGGCGGCTTACGCTGGAGGGCGCTGAACGCATACGGTCGGACACGAAGAGCCGTTCGCGGGAACTGCGGGTTCGCCATCTAAAGCGCCC harbors:
- a CDS encoding TetR/AcrR family transcriptional regulator, producing MAKAGRKKPLSRTENRSTDGVEGYQQRVSREKRKLILEVAITTFLQSGYDAATMDSIGDRAAVSYATLYKHFPSKETLFVEAVDHLIHELFSRWKDHPVPPEVEPGLREIGRAYCELVSDTRLIATMRLIIGEVRTFPDMGSRFQLAKHLFSDITDAWLQKRIDEGKLRIAAVPLARAEFIGMLGETLFYPRLTQIDYAISDEQAEKIVESAVSTFLGRYRVQ